In the genome of Campylobacter sp. RM16189, the window CGGAAACGAAAGATTACTTAATGTAGGAGATAAAGTATTTGTAGGAGAGACTATAAAAACCGAAGGAGAGTTAAGTAGCGTAGTTATAACTCTTAATGATGGAAAAGAGATAACAATTTTGGGTAACGATGAGTTGGCTTTAGGTCAAGGTCTTATAGATTCTGGCTCAGAAGACAATGTTTTGGCAGATATATCTTCGTTACAAAAAGGCATATTGCAAGGTGAAAATTTAGAAAATCTAGAGGCAACGGCCGCTGGTGGTGGTGCAATAAATTCTGAAGGTTCATTTAGCCAAACTTCGTTTTTAGGAAGCGGTAGTATATCTAACGTTCTT includes:
- a CDS encoding retention module-containing protein, with product MVTINGVVKQISGKVLAVDANGNERLLNVGDKVFVGETIKTEGELSSVVITLNDGKEITILGNDELALGQGLIDSGSEDNVLADISSLQKGILQGENLENLEATAAGGGAINSEGSFSQTSFLGSGSISNVLSDYGDLGSAINNNREISSVVGANIPNLASQPQPEP